A stretch of Bifidobacterium sp. ESL0704 DNA encodes these proteins:
- a CDS encoding segregation/condensation protein A, with amino-acid sequence MRSTRADNTDGEAPQKAEDKGFSVNLAVYSGPFDALLTMIANRKLELTEVSLSAITEEFIEYVRGLDMARDMEKVSAFLEVASVLVEAKSAAILPGDENGERDEQSMEALRERDLLFARLVQYRAFKSAANDFRELFAANSGRFAHPSFSDPAIAAMLPELAWTLGPEDLARIAVEVFLNAPADEVRLDQLHVSQVDLKQQSQIVRSRLRELGSGTSMTFGELTDDAMSTLVIVARFLAILLFFKQGVLQYKQSGPFEDLHLRWVPGADDGDDAVEVNEGDFA; translated from the coding sequence TTGAGGTCGACGCGCGCGGATAACACCGATGGTGAGGCGCCGCAAAAAGCCGAAGACAAAGGTTTTTCGGTCAATCTCGCCGTCTATTCGGGGCCGTTCGACGCGCTGCTGACGATGATCGCGAACCGCAAGCTTGAGCTGACCGAAGTCTCGCTTTCGGCCATTACCGAGGAATTCATCGAATACGTACGCGGACTCGACATGGCTCGTGACATGGAGAAGGTCAGCGCTTTCCTTGAAGTCGCTTCTGTTCTGGTGGAGGCCAAGAGCGCGGCGATTCTGCCGGGAGACGAGAACGGCGAACGCGATGAGCAGAGCATGGAGGCCCTGCGTGAGAGGGATCTGCTGTTCGCCAGACTCGTGCAATATCGCGCGTTCAAAAGCGCCGCCAACGATTTTCGTGAGCTTTTCGCCGCCAATTCCGGGCGTTTCGCGCATCCTTCCTTCAGCGACCCGGCCATTGCCGCCATGCTTCCCGAACTGGCATGGACGCTTGGTCCGGAGGATTTGGCCAGGATCGCCGTTGAGGTGTTTCTCAACGCCCCCGCCGACGAGGTGCGGCTCGATCAGCTTCATGTCTCGCAAGTCGATTTGAAGCAGCAGTCGCAGATTGTGCGTAGCCGTCTGCGCGAACTTGGCTCCGGCACCTCGATGACCTTTGGCGAGCTGACGGACGATGCCATGAGCACGTTGGTGATCGTCGCCAGGTTTTTGGCGATCTTGCTGTTTTTCAAGCAAGGCGTATTGCAGTATAAGCAGTCGGGGCCTTTTGAGGATTTGCACTTACGATGGGTGCCAGGTGCCGATGACGGGGACGACGCCGTGGAAGTGAACGAAGGTGATTTCGCATGA
- a CDS encoding AAA family ATPase has product MPTDLLGRNYETFPAPPTLDHHGPARIIAMCNQKGGVGKTTSSINIGGALSQYGRRVLIVDFDPQGAASVGLGINANTVDATIYNALFDPSLDVHDVVQHTDFENLDIIPANIDLSAAEVQLVTEVGRERILASVLEGVKNEYDVIIVDCQPSLGLLTVNALAAADGVIIPVAAEFFALRGVALLMQSIEKVRSRINPQLEVYGVLVTMYTSTLHCEEVLQRIYEAFQDKVFHSVISRSIKLPDSNVAAAPITIYAPNHKTAKEYRETARELIARGIVD; this is encoded by the coding sequence ATGCCTACCGATCTTCTTGGACGAAACTATGAGACTTTTCCCGCGCCTCCGACGCTCGACCACCATGGCCCCGCACGTATCATCGCGATGTGCAACCAGAAGGGCGGGGTCGGCAAGACGACCAGCTCCATCAACATCGGCGGTGCGCTGAGCCAATATGGCCGCCGTGTGCTTATCGTCGACTTCGATCCGCAAGGCGCGGCCAGCGTAGGGCTCGGCATCAACGCGAACACGGTGGACGCCACCATCTACAACGCGTTGTTCGACCCCTCGCTGGATGTACACGACGTGGTGCAGCACACCGATTTCGAAAACCTCGACATCATTCCGGCCAACATCGACCTTTCTGCGGCCGAGGTGCAGCTGGTGACCGAAGTGGGGCGCGAGCGCATCCTTGCCAGCGTTTTGGAAGGTGTAAAGAACGAATACGATGTCATCATCGTCGATTGCCAGCCTTCGTTGGGCCTTCTCACCGTCAACGCGCTTGCCGCCGCCGACGGCGTGATCATTCCCGTGGCCGCCGAGTTCTTCGCGCTGCGTGGTGTGGCGCTGTTGATGCAATCCATCGAAAAGGTCCGTTCGCGTATCAATCCTCAGCTTGAGGTCTACGGCGTATTGGTGACCATGTACACCTCGACCCTGCACTGCGAGGAAGTGCTGCAGCGCATCTACGAGGCCTTCCAGGACAAGGTCTTCCACTCCGTCATCTCCCGTTCCATCAAATTGCCGGATTCGAACGTGGCTGCTGCGCCGATCACCATCTACGCGCCGAACCACAAGACGGCCAAAGAATATCGGGAGACTGCGCGCGAGCTTATCGCCCGCGGGATCGTGGACTGA